GCTCTGGGAGGTATTTTTGGTGCAGCAGCTGGGCTTTACCTGGGATGAGGTGCACGAGGTGGCCGAGGAGCTGGAACACGTGCAGTCGCCGCTGCTCATGCGCCGGCTTGATGCTTTTTTGAAATTTCCAGCTTTCGACCCGCACGGCGACCCCATTCCGGCCGAGGATGGAGCCATTCGCCGCCCCGCCCAGCGCCTGCTGGCCGAGCTGGGGGTAGGCGGCTGCGGCACGCTGGCTGCCGTGAAGGATACTTCAGCCCCTTTTTTACAGTATCTCGATAAGGTGGGCCTGCCGCTGGGCGCGCAGGTGCGGGTGCTGGAAATCGTAACCTTCGACCGCTCGCTGGAGGTACGTATAAATGACGCGCAGACCGTGCTCATCTCGGCCGAAGTAGGTCGCAATCTTTTCGTAACTGCGGAGTAGCGCGGCGCTTACTCGTAGAGCCGGCGCAGGCGGCGCTGGCTGGTGAGCACCACCCAATCGCCGAGGCGGGGCAATAGAGCGTGCACCACCAGAATGAGCCGGCCCAGGGCCGAGATGACCGTGCGCCGCCGCCGCCGCCGCACGTGCCGCAGGATGATGGCCGCCACTTGGGCCTGTGATTTTTGCCAGCGCAGGGGGCGGTGCGCAATGGGCACGGGCCGGCCGGCCGCGTCGAGCACGCGCTTATCGGGGTCGTTCTGGGTGAAGCCGATGTGCACCACCCCGACGTGCACGCCGGTGGTGGCCAGCTCCAGGCGCAGGGTGTGGGCGAGGTTGGCCAGGGCCGCCTTGCCGGCGCAGTAGGCCGAGCCGCTGGGCATCCCGTTCAGGGCCGAGATGGAGGAAATGAACGTGACACTGCCTCTGGCGGCTAGCAGGTGGGGTAGGGCCGCCTTGAGTGGGTACACCGAGCCGTAGACGTTACTATCGAGCACCTGCCGGAACACCTCGGGCGCGAGGTCGCGGAAGTAGGCGCGCATCGAAATGCTGGCGTTGGTGATGAGGATGTCGAGCCGGCCAAACTGGGCGATGGCCGTGGCTACCAGGTGCTCGCAGGCGGCGTAGTCGGTGACATCGGCCAGGCAGGCGGCCACCTGGTAGCCCTCGGCGGCCAGGGCCTGGCGGGTGGCTTCGAGGCGCGCGGCCTGGCGGCCGTTGAGCACCACGGCCGCACCCTGCTGGCAGAAGGCCCGCGCCGTGGCCCGGCCAATGCCCGACTCGGAGCCGGTAATCAGAACCACCTGGCCCGCCAGCGGCCCGGCTTTATTACCC
The genomic region above belongs to Hymenobacter psoromatis and contains:
- a CDS encoding metal-dependent transcriptional regulator, producing the protein MTVAEENYLKAIYKLAEAEPGQDVSTNRIAAALATRAASVTDMLRRLADKQLLDYEKYRGVRLTPEGRRVALLTVRKHRLWEVFLVQQLGFTWDEVHEVAEELEHVQSPLLMRRLDAFLKFPAFDPHGDPIPAEDGAIRRPAQRLLAELGVGGCGTLAAVKDTSAPFLQYLDKVGLPLGAQVRVLEIVTFDRSLEVRINDAQTVLISAEVGRNLFVTAE
- a CDS encoding SDR family oxidoreductase; amino-acid sequence: MSGNKAGPLAGQVVLITGSESGIGRATARAFCQQGAAVVLNGRQAARLEATRQALAAEGYQVAACLADVTDYAACEHLVATAIAQFGRLDILITNASISMRAYFRDLAPEVFRQVLDSNVYGSVYPLKAALPHLLAARGSVTFISSISALNGMPSGSAYCAGKAALANLAHTLRLELATTGVHVGVVHIGFTQNDPDKRVLDAAGRPVPIAHRPLRWQKSQAQVAAIILRHVRRRRRRTVISALGRLILVVHALLPRLGDWVVLTSQRRLRRLYE